A part of Solea solea chromosome 8, fSolSol10.1, whole genome shotgun sequence genomic DNA contains:
- the ewsr1b gene encoding EWS RNA-binding protein 1b isoform X2: MASAQDYSTYNQTSAQQGYASYAAQPSQTYGQSAQSYGQQSYGSYGQPAAAAADGTYTQTTPAAGTYPQQQQQYGSSYGQPASAGYPAAQSTSQSYSQSAQGYGASGYESTPAAAAPAASQSYGSQPGYTAQSAYPGYGQQAAPTTPQSYNANGQPATYSQSSYTQPAGYGQQPGYQAQQAGYSQQQSYSQQTQQQTQAPPAYPPQAAGSYGQSPASSYGQQGGPPSYNQSSHYNNYRQDGQGGGSGYSGSESSRYPGAGDSRGPGRDGFERGGMMHRGRGGMGRGMGGAGDRGGFSKPGGPNSDEREMGRPEEQDDSENSTIYITGLTEKATEEEMAEFFKHVGPIRTNRRLGKLAINIYRDLESGKPKGDATLSYEEPICAKAAVEHFDGKEFQGRRLKVAMARRKPMMGGMRGGMPMRDGMMGRGGMMGRGGDRGGFGPRGGPRGMGRGGPTGGNMQQRAGDWECPNPGCGNQNFAWRMECNQCKAPKPEGLGGGPPFPPGGDRGRGGMGMRGGRGMDRGGPAGVGGPGGPGGFRGGWGGDRGGFRGRGGMDRGGFRGAGRGGPPMDRMGGRGGRGMGPPGGKMEMRDHRQERRERPY, from the exons ATGGCGTCGGCTCAGG ATTACAGCACCTACAACCAGACCAGCGCCCAGCAAGG GTATGCCTCTTATGCTGCCCAGCCCTCACAAACTTATGGACAGTCTGCACAG AGCTACGGCCAGCAGAGTTATGGATCATATGGgcaacctgctgctgctgcagctgatggCACGTACACCCAGACAACCCCAGCAGCTGGAACCTaccctcagcagcagcaacagtatgGATCCTCATATGGCCAACCAGCCTCAG CTGGATATCCTGCTGCCCAGTCTACCTCACAAAGCTACTCGCAGTCAGCCCAGGGCTATGGAGCCAGTGGTTATGAGAGtactccagctgctgctgctccagctgctTCCCAGTCTTATGGCTCTCAGCCAGGTTATACTGCTCAGTCCGCTTATCCTGGTTATGGCCAACAGGCAGCTCCCACAACACCACAGAG TTACAATGCTAATGGACAACCAGCTACCTACAGCCAGAGTAGCTATACACAGCCAGCAGGATATGGACAACAGCCTGGTTACCAAGCCCAGCAGGCAGGTTACAGCCAACAGCAGAGCTACAGTCAGCAGAcccagcagcagacacaggcTCCTCCTGCGTACCCTCCTCAGGCTGCTGGATCCTATGGACAGTCTCCAGCCAGCTCTTATGGCCAACAAGGTGGACCACCCAGTTATAATCAGTCCAGCCATTACA ATAATTACAGACAAGATGGCCAGGGTGGAGGCTCTGGTTACTCTGGCTCTGAGTCTTCAAGGTACCCAGGGGCAGGGGACAGCAGGGGCCCTGGCAGAGATGGCTTTGAACGTGGTGGAATGATGCATCGTGGGCGCGGAGGAATGGGTCGTGGCATGGG CGGCGCTGGCGACAGAGGTGGCTTCAGTAAGCCTGGTG GACCCAACAGTGATGAGCGTGAAATGG GACGCCCTGAAGAGCAGGATGACTCTGAGAACAGCACAATCTACATCACGGGGTTGACTGAGAAGGCCActgaggaggaaatggcagagtTCTTTAAACACGTTGGTCCAATCAGG aCGAACCGCAGACTTGGCAAGCTGGCCATTAACATATACAGAGACCTGGAATCAGGCAAACCCAAAGGAGATGCCACTCTGTCCTATGAGGAGCCAATCTGTGCCAAAGCAGCTGTGGAGCACTTTGATG GGAAGGAGTTCCAAGGCCGTAGGCTCAAGGTAGCCATGGCACGCCGAAAACCCATGATGGGTGGAATGAGAGGTGGCATGCCCATGCGTGATGGCATGATGGGTCGTGGAG GTATGATGGGCCGTGGAGGTGACCGCGGTGGGTTTGGACCACGAGGTGGACCACGTGGTATGGGCAGAGGTGGACCCACAGGAGGCAACATGCAGCAAAGAGCTGGGGACTGGGAGTGTCCAAACCC TGGCTGTGGCAACCAGAACTTTGCCTGGAGAATGGAGTGTAACCAGTGCAAGGCTCCCAAACCAGAAGGGTTGGGCGGTGGCCCTCCATTCCCCCCTGGTGGTGACAGAGGCAGAGGTGGAATGGGAATGCGTGGAGGCAGAGGAATGGATCGTGGGGGTCCAGCCGGAGTCGGAGGCCCAGGTGGTCCCGGAGGTTTCCGTGGAGGCTGGGGAGGCGACCGTGGTGGATTCAGAGGACGCGGGGGAATGGATAGGGGTGGATTTCGTGGAGCTGGCCGTGGAGGACCACCCATGGACCGAATGGGTGGCAGAGGTGGAAGAGGAATGGGCCCACCAGGAGGAAAGATGGAAATGAG GGACCATCGCCAGGAGCGCAGAGAACGACCCtactga
- the gas2l1 gene encoding GAS2-like protein 2B has translation MADQSNIQSAASKSIRPFKSSEEYLYAMKEDLAEWLNTLYDLDIGADTFMEALESGCALCRHANNVNRAAQDFQLEYPEAARSMKVPSKDVVFQARNAVPGSFLARDNVSNFISWCRQELWIKDVLMFETNDLVEKCNEKNFVLCLLEVARRGSKFGMLAPMLIQLEEEIEEEIRDQESLRSEAGDKSEQSVSSPSRCFSRKESSQSVEDEDEPEPEPFIWPQKRVLCDMRNLDELVREILGHCSCPAQFPMVKVSEGKYKVGDSSALIFIRVLRTHVMVRVGGGWDTLEHYLDKHDPCRCAAFAHRYHQAKASGQGQGTQSKSSSAHSSRSTSPGPHWRNDGIAPYKPTDRRTTELPSAPGASSSSSSSSTRPGRSQNTSELDSGGPRNLLPRPPRDRSEPRHFTPLRNKETKLPLTRRLSGDSDSSTASSKGGGGGRPSLGGASRRSGEDVILLVSRKDGKHAIERPGAGNQTQSPRPSQPRARSQSRERSALAPVLKPNPPQGSSDGTRTTRTERGRNEGPRRFHVPRSQSQSKIQSRTRSGDASPGPASCYRDPQPPLSDRREDLRAKQMPPPSPRIGGGFSKRQSSSCSNSPIKGIQSNNSSPSKKSITTPRPPAPRSPSLGKSRVLPPVTSGGRCSPHSSPRNSHHHSTRSPRISQGPRFAGRGQHRNKPGLEHHEPEEEGLSLGFKMLPVLDPRKEQDLYRSFEAEFLANTQQARVVSNKPAAGAETHSVPTLTETNDSSSSNSSTSSLNVGAKIGTLPDLRESKRTNLRHLPVDDPLNLLYGHNPRGTPNFGQGVPEYWGERGGGLKKLPAISSSMEEREMPTSPTGIGDKDSNRLMNQVPTQPAFHCRTMNGDHGGGPSMGELTNQQGQLGWDTGPEGDVPQGNHQPNFSHDLENDEGSDDLPPPEACPSPVPLPPSEDCSFRDSSSESSSMCFSLSESRSDSPPPSSPLANGDTDGELLQTKKGQKKADGAIPISKHKLRSRIRPRTDNRPENSPSRIPTPVSYKDLQAHNPLSPCRTPPLSPQCSRSTGHPATCKSLHQAFADMTRSPVMGNKGCSYPRQSGSLDNEAWM, from the exons ATGGCTGATCAGAGCAACATCCAGTCCGCCGCCTCCAAGAGCATACGGCCCTTCAAATCTAGTGAGGAGTACCTGTATGCCATGAAGGAGGACCTGGCGGAATGGCTGAACACACTCTACGACCTCGACATCGGTGCGGACACCTTCATGGAAGCGCTGGAGAGCGGCTGCGCTCTCTGTCGACACGCCAACAACGTGAACCGCGCCGCGCAGGACTTCCAGCTGGAGTATCCGGAGGCTGCGCGCTCCATGAAGGTGCCATCCAAAGATGTTGTCTTCCAGGCGCGCAACGCCGTGCCCGGCTCGTTCCTGGCGCGGGATAACGTGTCAAACTTCATCAGCTGGTGCAGACAGGAGCTGTGGATCAAGGACGTCCTCATGTTCGAGACCAACGACTTGGTGGAGAAATGCAACGAGAAGAATTTTGTCCTGTGCCTCCTGGAGGTGGCGCGGCGCGGCTCCAAGTTTGGCATGTTGGCCCCCATGTTGatccagctggaggaggagataGAGGAGGAGATCCGGGACCAGGAGAGTCTGCGGAGCGAGGCAGGGGACAAGTCCGAGCAGAGCGTGTCCTCACCGAGCAGGTGTTTCAGTCGGAAGGAGAGCAGTCAGAGTGTGGAGGATGAAGACGAACCTGAGCCAGAGCCCTTCATCTGGCCGCAGAAGAGGGTTTTGTGTGACATGCGAAATTTGGATGAGTTG gtCCGTGAGATTCTGGGCCACTGCTCCTGTCCGGCTCAGTTTCCTATGGTCAAGGTGTCAGAGGGGAAATACAAAGTGGGCGACTCCAGTGCTCTCATCTTCATCAGG GTCCTCCGTACTCATGTGATGGTGCGCGTCGGAGGGGGCTGGGACACATTAGAGCACTATTTGGACAAGCATGACCCGTGTCGCTGTGCCGCTTTTG CCCACCGCTACCACCAGGCTAAAGCCAGCGGCCAAGGTCAGGGGACGCAGAGTAAGTCATCCAGCGCCCACTCCTCTCGCTCCACTAGCCCAGGTCCACACTGGCGAAATGACGGCATCGCACCTTACAAGCCCACGGACAGGCGCACCACAGAGCTCCCCTCTGCTCCAGgtgcctcctcctcatcctcctcctcctccacacggCCAGGACGATCACAGAACACCTCAGAGCTTGACTCCGGAGGACCTCGTAATCTACTTCCACGGCCGCCAAGGGACCGTTCAGAACCTAGACACTTTACTCCCCTCAG GAATAAGGAGACAAAGCTGCCACTGACAAGACGTCTGTCTGGAGACAGTGACTCCTCTACAGCTTCATctaagggaggaggagggggacggCCGTCTCTCGGTGGTGCCTCTCGGCGCTCCGGTGAAGACGTTATCCTACTTGTTAGTCGCAAAGACGGGAAGCATGCAATTGAGAGGCCTGGAGCAGGAAACCAGACCCAATCGCCACGCCCCTCACAGCCCCGCGCACGCAGTCAGTCCCGTGAACGTTCTGCACTCGCCCCGGTACTCAAACCCAACCCTCCACAAGGATCCTCTGATGGTACGAGGACAACCCGTACAGAGAGGGGCCGAAACGAGGGCCCAAGAAGGTTCCATGTCCCGCGCTCCCAAAGCCAGAGTAAGATACAGAGCCGTACTCGATCCGGTGATGCCAGCCCTGGTCCTGCGTCCTGCTACAGAGACCCTCAGCCCCCACTGTCAGACAGACGAGAGGACCTGAGGGCCAAACAAATGCCCCCACCTTCTCCCAGAATAGGTGGTGGGTTCTCCAAGAGACAGTCGTCCTCATGCTCTAATTCGCCTATTAAAGGTATCCAGAGCAACAACAGCTCCCCCAGCAAAAAAAGTATAACTACTCCCAGACCTCCTGCCCCTCGCTCTCCCTCCCTAGGAAAAAGCAGAGTGCTGCCACCAGTAACCTCAGGAGGTCGGTGTTCACCACACTCATCTCCCCGCAACTCTCACCATCATTCTACTCGCTCCCCCAGGATTTCACAGGGCCCTCGCTTCGCTGGGCGTGGGCAACATAGAAACAAGCCTGGCCTAGAGCACCATGAGCCTGAGGAGGAAGGACTGAGCCTTGGTTTCAAGATGCTTCCAGTGCTGGACCCTCGGAAGGAGCAAGACTTGTATCGCAGTTTTGAGGCCGAGTTTCTGGCCAATACACAGCAGGCTAGAGTAGTGTCTAATAAACCTGCAGCAGGAGCTGAGACACATTCAGTGCCAACACTCACTGAGACTAATGACTCCTCCTCTTCTAACTCCTCCACATCTTCCCTGAATGTCGGGGCAAAGATAGGAACTCTGCCCGACCTTAGGGAGTCTAAGAGAACTAATCTTCGTCATCTTCCAGTCGATGACCCCTTAAATTTACTGTATGGACACAATCCTAGAGGAACACCTAACTTTGGACAAGgggtgcctgaatactgggggGAGCGTGGAGGGGGTCTCAAGAAGCTCCCAGCCATCTCTAGCTCTATGGAGGAAAGGGAGATGCCAACTTCTCCAACTGGCATTGGAGATAAAGACTCAAACAGGTTAATGAATCAGGTCCCCACACAACCTGCTTTTCACTGTAGGACTATGAATGGAGACCATGGAGGTGGACCTTCAATGGGAGAGTTGACAAATCAGCAGGGTCAGCTTGGGTGGGACACAGGGCCTGAGGGAGATGTTCCTCAGGGGAATCACCAGCCAAACTTTTCTCATGACCTGGAAAATGATGAAGGGAGTGATGACCTCCCACCCCCAGAGGCTTGTCCATCCCCTGTGCCTCTTCCCCCCTCTGAAGACTGCTCCTTCCGGGATTCCTCAAGTGAAAGCTCTTCGATGTGCTTTAGTTTGAGTGAATCCCGTTCAGACTCCCCTCCGCCCTCTTCACCCCTTGCCAACGGGGACACTGACGGAGAACTGCTGCAGACTAAGAAAGGGCAGAAGAAAGCAGACGGGGCAATTCCTATCTCAAAGCACAAACTTAGATCAAGAATCAGGCCTCGCACTGACAACAGGCCAGAGAACAGCCCCTCGCGTATCCCTACCCCAGTCAGCTACAAAGATCTGCAGGCTCACAACCCTCTCTCCCCCTGCCGCACCCCAcctctgtcccctcagtgttctCGCTCCACTGGTCATCCAGCCACATGCAAGAGCCTGCACCAGGCCTTTGCGGACATGACACGTTCCCCAGTCATGGGCAACAAAGGCTGCTCGTACCCGAGACAGTCAGGAAGCCTGGATAATGAAGCTTGGATGTAG
- the rhbdd3 gene encoding rhomboid domain-containing protein 3 isoform X1, which produces MLGHMWPVWHCFGSDRAGFCLGTCSWITVVLLIYCGGIQASLSVGPGGEFPRLTDVFLYALSHDDVPSLLVSAALLLLLGPCQERRWGTVAFLGLSVLTMTILPLLYTLVLFVGSGEASRFCGYSAIQLTLFTAQCRQVTQRRLLRCVPVWFLPWVILLTGLLLLPGTPALLHFCAICIGHNYRQPFIVTLQELEEASVFSLIPDWVYVPTSARFRLPTFATSQRSRAPPPLVPVDQAAAAPTRDFSVTNHRAWNEPSPAWILEDSAALSETEMLEEQMLKAGILASLQDAPDDPAAKVAVPKSSVSSLRLQQLEKMGFPTEKAVVALAASKQLDGAISLLIDDSIGEQAVVVSKGKSHQPLRST; this is translated from the exons ATGCTGGGTCACATGTGGCCAGTGTGGCATTGCTTTGGATCAGATCGAGCTGGATTCTGTTTGGGGACGTGTTCATGGATAACAGTGGTGCTGCTCATCTACTGTGGAGGAATCCAGGCGAGTCTGAGTGTAGGTCCAGGAGGAGAATTCCCCAGACTCACAG aCGTGTTCCTGTATGCCCTCAGTCACGATGATGTGCCCTCTCTGCTGGTCAGTGCcgctctgttgctgctgcttggaCCGTGTCAGGAGCGTCGCTGGGGAACCGTGGCCTTCCTCGGCCTCTCCGTCCTGACGATGACCATTTTACCTCTGCTGTACACGCTGGTCCTCTTTGTTGGCAGTGGCGAGGCCAGTCGGTTCTGCGGTTACTCTGCAATCCAGCTGACTCTGTTTACAGCGCAGTGTCGACAGGTGACACAGAGGAGGCTGCTGAGGTGTGTGCCCGTCTGGTTTCTTCCCTGGGTGATTCTGCTcactggtctgctgctgctgccaggaaCACCTGCCCTGCTTCACTTCTGTGCAATATGCATAGGCCATAACT ATCGCCAGCCCTTCATTGTAACACtacaggagctggaggaggccaGTGTCTTCAGTTTAATCCCTGACTGGGTTTATGTTCCCACTTCAGCACGATTCAGATTGCCTACCTTCGCTACCTCACAAAG ATCTCGAGCACCGCCTCCGCTGGTGCCTGTGGATCAGGCAGCTGCTGCCCCCACGAGGGACTTCTCTGTGACAAATCACCGCGCCTGGAACGAGCCGTCGCCTGCCTGGATATTAGAGGATTCTGCCGCACTGTCCGAGACAGAGATGCTGGAGGAGCAGATGCTCAAGGCAGGGATACTTGCCTCGTTACAGGACGCTCCGGATGACCCTGCCGCCAAAGTGGCAGTTCCCAAATCATCAGTGTCTTCACTGCG ACTCCAGCAGCTGGAGAAGATGGGTTTCCCCACAGAGAAAGCTGTTGTGGCGTTGGCCGCCTCGAAACAGCTAGATGGCGCCATCTCTTTGCTTATTGACGACAGCATTGGGGAACAGGCTGTGGTGGTTTCAAAGGGAAAGAGTCATCAGCCACTCAGGAGTACCTGA
- the ewsr1b gene encoding EWS RNA-binding protein 1b isoform X3, protein MASAQDYSTYNQTSAQQGYASYAAQPSQTYGQSAQQSYGQQSYGSYGQPAAAAADGTYTQTTPAAGTYPQQQQQYGSSYGQPASAGYPAAQSTSQSYSQSAQGYGASGYESTPAAAAPAASQSYGSQPGYTAQSAYPGYGQQAAPTTPQSYNANGQPATYSQSSYTQPAGYGQQPGYQAQQAGYSQQQSYSQQTQQQTQAPPAYPPQAAGSYGQSPASSYGQQDNYRQDGQGGGSGYSGSESSRYPGAGDSRGPGRDGFERGGMMHRGRGGMGRGMGGAGDRGGFSKPGGPNSDEREMGRPEEQDDSENSTIYITGLTEKATEEEMAEFFKHVGPIRTNRRLGKLAINIYRDLESGKPKGDATLSYEEPICAKAAVEHFDGKEFQGRRLKVAMARRKPMMGGMRGGMPMRDGMMGRGGMMGRGGDRGGFGPRGGPRGMGRGGPTGGNMQQRAGDWECPNPGCGNQNFAWRMECNQCKAPKPEGLGGGPPFPPGGDRGRGGMGMRGGRGMDRGGPAGVGGPGGPGGFRGGWGGDRGGFRGRGGMDRGGFRGAGRGGPPMDRMGGRGGRGMGPPGGKMEMRDHRQERRERPY, encoded by the exons ATGGCGTCGGCTCAGG ATTACAGCACCTACAACCAGACCAGCGCCCAGCAAGG GTATGCCTCTTATGCTGCCCAGCCCTCACAAACTTATGGACAGTCTGCACAG CAGAGCTACGGCCAGCAGAGTTATGGATCATATGGgcaacctgctgctgctgcagctgatggCACGTACACCCAGACAACCCCAGCAGCTGGAACCTaccctcagcagcagcaacagtatgGATCCTCATATGGCCAACCAGCCTCAG CTGGATATCCTGCTGCCCAGTCTACCTCACAAAGCTACTCGCAGTCAGCCCAGGGCTATGGAGCCAGTGGTTATGAGAGtactccagctgctgctgctccagctgctTCCCAGTCTTATGGCTCTCAGCCAGGTTATACTGCTCAGTCCGCTTATCCTGGTTATGGCCAACAGGCAGCTCCCACAACACCACAGAG TTACAATGCTAATGGACAACCAGCTACCTACAGCCAGAGTAGCTATACACAGCCAGCAGGATATGGACAACAGCCTGGTTACCAAGCCCAGCAGGCAGGTTACAGCCAACAGCAGAGCTACAGTCAGCAGAcccagcagcagacacaggcTCCTCCTGCGTACCCTCCTCAGGCTGCTGGATCCTATGGACAGTCTCCAGCCAGCTCTTATGGCCAACAAG ATAATTACAGACAAGATGGCCAGGGTGGAGGCTCTGGTTACTCTGGCTCTGAGTCTTCAAGGTACCCAGGGGCAGGGGACAGCAGGGGCCCTGGCAGAGATGGCTTTGAACGTGGTGGAATGATGCATCGTGGGCGCGGAGGAATGGGTCGTGGCATGGG CGGCGCTGGCGACAGAGGTGGCTTCAGTAAGCCTGGTG GACCCAACAGTGATGAGCGTGAAATGG GACGCCCTGAAGAGCAGGATGACTCTGAGAACAGCACAATCTACATCACGGGGTTGACTGAGAAGGCCActgaggaggaaatggcagagtTCTTTAAACACGTTGGTCCAATCAGG aCGAACCGCAGACTTGGCAAGCTGGCCATTAACATATACAGAGACCTGGAATCAGGCAAACCCAAAGGAGATGCCACTCTGTCCTATGAGGAGCCAATCTGTGCCAAAGCAGCTGTGGAGCACTTTGATG GGAAGGAGTTCCAAGGCCGTAGGCTCAAGGTAGCCATGGCACGCCGAAAACCCATGATGGGTGGAATGAGAGGTGGCATGCCCATGCGTGATGGCATGATGGGTCGTGGAG GTATGATGGGCCGTGGAGGTGACCGCGGTGGGTTTGGACCACGAGGTGGACCACGTGGTATGGGCAGAGGTGGACCCACAGGAGGCAACATGCAGCAAAGAGCTGGGGACTGGGAGTGTCCAAACCC TGGCTGTGGCAACCAGAACTTTGCCTGGAGAATGGAGTGTAACCAGTGCAAGGCTCCCAAACCAGAAGGGTTGGGCGGTGGCCCTCCATTCCCCCCTGGTGGTGACAGAGGCAGAGGTGGAATGGGAATGCGTGGAGGCAGAGGAATGGATCGTGGGGGTCCAGCCGGAGTCGGAGGCCCAGGTGGTCCCGGAGGTTTCCGTGGAGGCTGGGGAGGCGACCGTGGTGGATTCAGAGGACGCGGGGGAATGGATAGGGGTGGATTTCGTGGAGCTGGCCGTGGAGGACCACCCATGGACCGAATGGGTGGCAGAGGTGGAAGAGGAATGGGCCCACCAGGAGGAAAGATGGAAATGAG GGACCATCGCCAGGAGCGCAGAGAACGACCCtactga
- the rhbdd3 gene encoding rhomboid domain-containing protein 3 isoform X2: MFVMWHCFGSDRAGFCLGTCSWITVVLLIYCGGIQASLSVGPGGEFPRLTDVFLYALSHDDVPSLLVSAALLLLLGPCQERRWGTVAFLGLSVLTMTILPLLYTLVLFVGSGEASRFCGYSAIQLTLFTAQCRQVTQRRLLRCVPVWFLPWVILLTGLLLLPGTPALLHFCAICIGHNYRQPFIVTLQELEEASVFSLIPDWVYVPTSARFRLPTFATSQRSRAPPPLVPVDQAAAAPTRDFSVTNHRAWNEPSPAWILEDSAALSETEMLEEQMLKAGILASLQDAPDDPAAKVAVPKSSVSSLRLQQLEKMGFPTEKAVVALAASKQLDGAISLLIDDSIGEQAVVVSKGKSHQPLRST; encoded by the exons ATGTTTGTCA TGTGGCATTGCTTTGGATCAGATCGAGCTGGATTCTGTTTGGGGACGTGTTCATGGATAACAGTGGTGCTGCTCATCTACTGTGGAGGAATCCAGGCGAGTCTGAGTGTAGGTCCAGGAGGAGAATTCCCCAGACTCACAG aCGTGTTCCTGTATGCCCTCAGTCACGATGATGTGCCCTCTCTGCTGGTCAGTGCcgctctgttgctgctgcttggaCCGTGTCAGGAGCGTCGCTGGGGAACCGTGGCCTTCCTCGGCCTCTCCGTCCTGACGATGACCATTTTACCTCTGCTGTACACGCTGGTCCTCTTTGTTGGCAGTGGCGAGGCCAGTCGGTTCTGCGGTTACTCTGCAATCCAGCTGACTCTGTTTACAGCGCAGTGTCGACAGGTGACACAGAGGAGGCTGCTGAGGTGTGTGCCCGTCTGGTTTCTTCCCTGGGTGATTCTGCTcactggtctgctgctgctgccaggaaCACCTGCCCTGCTTCACTTCTGTGCAATATGCATAGGCCATAACT ATCGCCAGCCCTTCATTGTAACACtacaggagctggaggaggccaGTGTCTTCAGTTTAATCCCTGACTGGGTTTATGTTCCCACTTCAGCACGATTCAGATTGCCTACCTTCGCTACCTCACAAAG ATCTCGAGCACCGCCTCCGCTGGTGCCTGTGGATCAGGCAGCTGCTGCCCCCACGAGGGACTTCTCTGTGACAAATCACCGCGCCTGGAACGAGCCGTCGCCTGCCTGGATATTAGAGGATTCTGCCGCACTGTCCGAGACAGAGATGCTGGAGGAGCAGATGCTCAAGGCAGGGATACTTGCCTCGTTACAGGACGCTCCGGATGACCCTGCCGCCAAAGTGGCAGTTCCCAAATCATCAGTGTCTTCACTGCG ACTCCAGCAGCTGGAGAAGATGGGTTTCCCCACAGAGAAAGCTGTTGTGGCGTTGGCCGCCTCGAAACAGCTAGATGGCGCCATCTCTTTGCTTATTGACGACAGCATTGGGGAACAGGCTGTGGTGGTTTCAAAGGGAAAGAGTCATCAGCCACTCAGGAGTACCTGA
- the ewsr1b gene encoding EWS RNA-binding protein 1b isoform X1, translating to MASAQDYSTYNQTSAQQGYASYAAQPSQTYGQSAQQSYGQQSYGSYGQPAAAAADGTYTQTTPAAGTYPQQQQQYGSSYGQPASAGYPAAQSTSQSYSQSAQGYGASGYESTPAAAAPAASQSYGSQPGYTAQSAYPGYGQQAAPTTPQSYNANGQPATYSQSSYTQPAGYGQQPGYQAQQAGYSQQQSYSQQTQQQTQAPPAYPPQAAGSYGQSPASSYGQQGGPPSYNQSSHYNNYRQDGQGGGSGYSGSESSRYPGAGDSRGPGRDGFERGGMMHRGRGGMGRGMGGAGDRGGFSKPGGPNSDEREMGRPEEQDDSENSTIYITGLTEKATEEEMAEFFKHVGPIRTNRRLGKLAINIYRDLESGKPKGDATLSYEEPICAKAAVEHFDGKEFQGRRLKVAMARRKPMMGGMRGGMPMRDGMMGRGGMMGRGGDRGGFGPRGGPRGMGRGGPTGGNMQQRAGDWECPNPGCGNQNFAWRMECNQCKAPKPEGLGGGPPFPPGGDRGRGGMGMRGGRGMDRGGPAGVGGPGGPGGFRGGWGGDRGGFRGRGGMDRGGFRGAGRGGPPMDRMGGRGGRGMGPPGGKMEMRDHRQERRERPY from the exons ATGGCGTCGGCTCAGG ATTACAGCACCTACAACCAGACCAGCGCCCAGCAAGG GTATGCCTCTTATGCTGCCCAGCCCTCACAAACTTATGGACAGTCTGCACAG CAGAGCTACGGCCAGCAGAGTTATGGATCATATGGgcaacctgctgctgctgcagctgatggCACGTACACCCAGACAACCCCAGCAGCTGGAACCTaccctcagcagcagcaacagtatgGATCCTCATATGGCCAACCAGCCTCAG CTGGATATCCTGCTGCCCAGTCTACCTCACAAAGCTACTCGCAGTCAGCCCAGGGCTATGGAGCCAGTGGTTATGAGAGtactccagctgctgctgctccagctgctTCCCAGTCTTATGGCTCTCAGCCAGGTTATACTGCTCAGTCCGCTTATCCTGGTTATGGCCAACAGGCAGCTCCCACAACACCACAGAG TTACAATGCTAATGGACAACCAGCTACCTACAGCCAGAGTAGCTATACACAGCCAGCAGGATATGGACAACAGCCTGGTTACCAAGCCCAGCAGGCAGGTTACAGCCAACAGCAGAGCTACAGTCAGCAGAcccagcagcagacacaggcTCCTCCTGCGTACCCTCCTCAGGCTGCTGGATCCTATGGACAGTCTCCAGCCAGCTCTTATGGCCAACAAGGTGGACCACCCAGTTATAATCAGTCCAGCCATTACA ATAATTACAGACAAGATGGCCAGGGTGGAGGCTCTGGTTACTCTGGCTCTGAGTCTTCAAGGTACCCAGGGGCAGGGGACAGCAGGGGCCCTGGCAGAGATGGCTTTGAACGTGGTGGAATGATGCATCGTGGGCGCGGAGGAATGGGTCGTGGCATGGG CGGCGCTGGCGACAGAGGTGGCTTCAGTAAGCCTGGTG GACCCAACAGTGATGAGCGTGAAATGG GACGCCCTGAAGAGCAGGATGACTCTGAGAACAGCACAATCTACATCACGGGGTTGACTGAGAAGGCCActgaggaggaaatggcagagtTCTTTAAACACGTTGGTCCAATCAGG aCGAACCGCAGACTTGGCAAGCTGGCCATTAACATATACAGAGACCTGGAATCAGGCAAACCCAAAGGAGATGCCACTCTGTCCTATGAGGAGCCAATCTGTGCCAAAGCAGCTGTGGAGCACTTTGATG GGAAGGAGTTCCAAGGCCGTAGGCTCAAGGTAGCCATGGCACGCCGAAAACCCATGATGGGTGGAATGAGAGGTGGCATGCCCATGCGTGATGGCATGATGGGTCGTGGAG GTATGATGGGCCGTGGAGGTGACCGCGGTGGGTTTGGACCACGAGGTGGACCACGTGGTATGGGCAGAGGTGGACCCACAGGAGGCAACATGCAGCAAAGAGCTGGGGACTGGGAGTGTCCAAACCC TGGCTGTGGCAACCAGAACTTTGCCTGGAGAATGGAGTGTAACCAGTGCAAGGCTCCCAAACCAGAAGGGTTGGGCGGTGGCCCTCCATTCCCCCCTGGTGGTGACAGAGGCAGAGGTGGAATGGGAATGCGTGGAGGCAGAGGAATGGATCGTGGGGGTCCAGCCGGAGTCGGAGGCCCAGGTGGTCCCGGAGGTTTCCGTGGAGGCTGGGGAGGCGACCGTGGTGGATTCAGAGGACGCGGGGGAATGGATAGGGGTGGATTTCGTGGAGCTGGCCGTGGAGGACCACCCATGGACCGAATGGGTGGCAGAGGTGGAAGAGGAATGGGCCCACCAGGAGGAAAGATGGAAATGAG GGACCATCGCCAGGAGCGCAGAGAACGACCCtactga